gaatttgatataaaagatcTTGGGAGAAGTACTTGCAAATTTCTGTTTCTATTTATCTGAAACTGGAAAGGAAActtatattaacatatatgcATATAGAGATGTTATTAGCATCATACAACAGCAAATACTTGGGGAGGATGATCAAGCACTGAATCCTTGGTGAAGGGAGCTCCAAGGACCGGTAGGGATAGTGGGACAAGCCTGGATTGCTGCCTCCTCCATCTGTTCCATCCGAATCCCAGCGTTGCATATGTTTGCAATGGACCTCATGTGCTTCAATCCGTACTGAGACAATGATCCACAGTGCTTCTCAAAAGCTCTCACCTAATCAACAAACCCGCATGAAAAgcttaaaacatcaaaaaacaGTATGTAGTGATAGACTGAAAGTAAAAGATTATTCAGAAGGATATATACCAGTGTTTTAAGGCAGTCCCAGTCATCGACAAGCGGTTTTCCACAAGGCCTTACTTTGTTTAGCACCGCAGGACCTTCTGAAATGCCAAACAAGAGTTTCCCAATTAACAGAAGGCTATTGTCGACATGGAGTCTGTGAGACATTGCCTCAAGGACTTGCTTCTGAGCTTCGGCTTTCCTTGCACTACCTTCTGGTGCCTTTTTATACTAACATTTTTTGAAcaattaactttaaaaatattcagatatTATTATcataagaagagagaaaagagtaATGATTGAACCTTCTCCCAGAAATGTACAAGATCCGCATCACGCTGGTTTGTAACTCCTGAAAATGGCCGGAGTGAATTTTCATCAGCAAAGGTGGCGTTTTCATTGTCTGGGTTTGTGCCCAAGTAAAGGACGAGCTTCTCCTTGCTTAGTCCTATATCTCCAAACTCCATGACATGAGAACCATAACTCGAACCAGTAGCTGCAGTCCTCTTCTTCAcctaacaataaaaaaattgaaaccatTTTTTGATGCATGTTCACTCACTCACCATCTCAATGAATAAAAGACATGAAAGCTTACTTACCAGTTCATATTGCTGGTGCAGACTCTCTGTCTGTAAATTGTGTTTATcactaaaacaaaaagaataacaGAGGAATAACTAAGAATCCTTATACAAAGATCATCATCATAATATATAGGTTTTGAAGCATTTACCTATCTTCCAACCAAGCAACACTGTATAAGTCACCTAAACAGGTCTCAAACTCGGACGGTACACTAGTATCCTCTCCAGGACAATAAGTACCCCAACTACTTTCCTCTGCGTTCGCTGCTGTTGTCGCGTAAATGTTTAAACCTTCTGGTAAAAGACCTTCGAATATGCTTCCAGATTCACATGCCTCTAGATAAAACACCTTCAAACCAAAACAGAAAAAACAAAAGGGTCAagccaaataaataaaaataaaagcattTTCAGAAGATTTGTGTACCAAGCTCTTATATGTTCCAGAAGCATGTTTTTTCTTCAGTACATCGTTTAGATCGTTTGCATATAGAGCCGGAGAAGTTGGCATCCCTATAAACAAACCATGGAGAATTGAATCATGCATTAACTTGGTTGGTTTTAATTAAcatgagaaacaaaaaaaaacaaggtagAACTCACCAAGCACTCCGGGGCCACCATGATCACTATAGTATATGAAGATATGATCGTTTGGACCACTATCTACAACCTTACCACTTCCTCCTTTAAGAGCTGTTTTGTTTCCAAGAATTACAGCAAACAAATTATCAACGTTAACATCATCTCCAGTGTAATCCTGCCACAAGCATGAGATCCAAAAAAACAATTAACTCAATGAAATCCACAATAATAACTTGCACATCTAAAaatcgaaagaaaaaaaaaccttggGAACTCCATTATaaacatcatctccattagGACTGTTGATAATGATTCCAGGTCTTGggttctctttgttctttgcgATGTCATCATACATGAACACCACAATATTCTCTTCTTTCACTCCACCTTTCCTCAGCAGCTGATAAGCATGACAAACATCCGCCTGTAACATTTTGTAACAACTCATTAGTCACACaacatttgaacaaaaaaactatatatgaaCACCACATGCAAGAACTATACGGGTTTAGCTGACCCACATACAGAATCTGCACACGGTGGAATCGAACCTGCAGGGGCTATAGCGAGCTCAGGACTTTGGTCTTAAGACACATTAACACCACATGCAAGTTTAACTATAGCTCAAACTGAATAAATCCAACTTAAAAAGAAATTGGAAGGGAacttgtaaaatatattatattcgaATTGTTATTAATAATCAAGAAATAAAAGATTTTCAAGAAAACCGTGGGCTCATGCATTCTCTTATCAAGAAATGATTGACGTTAGAAGAAGACGTACGTCACGTACGTACACATAAAGCTAACTTAAAGATCGAAAACTTCAAGAGAGAATCGCCATTAATACCTGATGCCTGTAGTTCCAGTATCCTCTAGACCCGGCTACGAGAACGGCCCACTTAGTACCGGCGGAAGAATCATCGCAGACGTCGTCTTCTGTTGGGCGGAAGAACCTAGAAGCTTGCGAAGGTAGTCTGATGACGTCACCGGAAACGACGACTAGCGAGAGGAAGAAGGCTAGAAAGGAAACGACGGTGAAGACGGCAGTCATGTTTTTTGAATTATTCTACGGCGAAGGTGGTGGTGACGTGGTTTAGAATCTTTGGGATGAGGCCGGGGGGCCAAtgctatttataaatataaatattcaatGAATCTTTGTTGTTGATTGCAAAATAACGTTTGCCCATTGCTTTGGTTACTGAAACGCGCAAGTTaagtaaaagtttttttttttgatttacaGATGTcctgttttaaaatattttagtttagagAAATTACATACGTTAAAGTAAATGTCACGAGAAAcacaaaattaacaaactacttaaaatatatatatatatatatatatcagaatGTTTAAAGTGATATTACGGTGTCAACAAAATCTTCATCAAGTCAAATATCTAAACACTAATCGGATGAAAATCACTTTATAGATGTTTCAACCTTGTGTCTTATTTCACTGCCACGGTacaactgatatttgtaaagaataataataacataaattaaaattacgatactgaaataaaaaaataaagaagaattgcagagtCTAGATGattaatctctttccttaaatctttaaacgcTCCGTAGTGTGACGGTTTCATAGCGCTCGGATTCTCAAGATACAACTGCATCATTGTTTTTATTTACCATCACCGAAAACAGAATTTATCGAACCTAATTTTGTGTTGTACTCTCAGcctcaaaataaaaataaataaatactaacATAACTATTCAAAGTATGAGAAAATGATTTGTTGTTCAAAGTCTATTTTTTCTATAATGCTTATAAGtccttttatagaaaaataatgaAAAGCAAAAATTTCATTCTTCAACACAAAAATGAAATTTCCATGGTGCACTAATGGAAACTTTAATTATTGTCAATTAGTAAGTGAATTTATTCCATATTTTGaccaataaattaaaaagtaaatttattattgttttgaccaattcaaataaaataatatactttaaaatggattttttatatatattttatcaatataaaagatcaacatatatttgatttaagttaacgaacatgaagtccaactaacaaatcaaaactcaaatccaagttcaaatatCTAATGAATGTATTTACTACTTTGTACAAGTTTCTCAAATCACACATATTAAACCTCTATTTCACATTcaaataaaactttatttttgacatatgaatacattattcaaaatgttcaaaaaatagttccaacaccttgttaaaaaaaaaaaaagatgtttcAACCACAATTCGAGTCTCGAGCCgacatttttcttttgttcatcatgctttttatcaaaatattctATTGGAATATCCCTTTCGATCGTTCTTAACTCTAATCTGTTGGAGACAGATTTCACTTAGTTCCTTCCATATCCAACCGAGAATCCGGTTAAAGTCCTTCAAACTACTAGAAGACAATGGGTCCACAAAGATTCAAGGTCCATGCCAAGCTCAATAAATGGCCTATGCTAAGCTGACACATCCAAACCGCAGGTGTAACAGAGGTCAATGCAGTAACGACGGCCATAGAAGCACCTGATATTCGTTAAAGATTACGTGGCCGTTACGATAGCctataaaaacaaaaccaatgaTAAGAAAGAGGGGGATCAAATTCTTTTAGAGCTATACAACACTTTCACTACATACATACGTCATGTTCTTAGATACTTCATGTATTCATATTCATTTTCTATTTGTATTATCAATAAAATACACTTCATATATAGAATCGTCAATAAATAGTCTTCTATACATCTTTTCTTATACACGTAACCAAAACCTAAGTTCTGAAGTAAATTTTGAGATCCATCATTTAGCGTTAGAAAAAAGAGGATTTAACAAACCCTTTGAAGATTTAAACGTGAGAACACGAACCACAATGGTTGGACAAAACACAACTGGCACATCCGCAAGCGACGTGAACAACCCCAAGACATATTACCAAAGTTTAATCTGGATGGCATACAATTTGTCCATACTCCCCAACTCTATTCAGACAAAAACCCAATCACTCATTCGGTCGAGACACCGCAGCTTAGTCATGAAGAAACcccaaattataaaattttatgctTTAATAATTGCATTTAAAATTTGGTTATGAATAAATTTCTTTCTGAAGTTTAGATAATGTTATTTCATTATTTAAAGGTGTTAGgtactatttttaatttgtttatgtttctctctttttaaCAATCAACTTCAAATCATGTTACTAAACTTTATTATTGCAAAttgtttaaactttaaactcaCCGTGTTTATGAATTAAAGTGTACTTTCGAATTATAAATACTAGGGTTGACCCACCCTACAGACGGAAAGTTAtagtaaaaactattttatataaatttatattaattttatggagcattcaaaattattatagattaaaaatgatattataaacaaaaaaataatgaaaagaaTTCTGagatcatattattatttttcataaatatttttggtttcaaTTAAAATGAGAGTAATCTTCATTATTCTCTATTTTTAgagaatacaaaattaaatttttttagaaaatataataagaatatatatatatatatatatatatatatatatatattcttttcatTTCTATTTCAGTTTGacatagtaaaaaatataaattttaaataaataatactacATATATTTCAAGAAGATtcaagtttaaaattttcttacacAAATTATCTCTTTCAAGGTAATAAATTAGTCTACCTCCGAgctaaatcaattaaaatataatcaaaattgataaaataattaaatctcaATTTTaaaagactatatatatagtttaataataatattttctaatttaacaggaaaatgatgttttagaatatatttgTTTCAGATCATAATTATATGGAGAATTTTTATGGTTACCAATTTCTTAATATCATTATTCATGTTAACCACCAATaaagaaacattttcaaaaatatcttcttcattagaTGGCAAATACTCTTATaccattattatatatatatatataataaataattatttaa
The window above is part of the Brassica napus cultivar Da-Ae chromosome C8, Da-Ae, whole genome shotgun sequence genome. Proteins encoded here:
- the LOC106413682 gene encoding vacuolar-processing enzyme alpha-isozyme isoform X2, with translation MTAVFTVVSFLAFFLSLVVVSGDVIRLPSQASRFFRPTEDDVCDDSSAGTKWAVLVAGSRGYWNYRHQADVCHAYQLLRKGGVKEENIVVFMYDDIAKNKENPRPGIIINSPNGDDVYNGVPKDYTGDDVNVDNLFAVILGNKTALKGGSGKVVDSGPNDHIFIYYSDHGGPGVLGMPTSPALYANDLNDVLKKKHASGTYKSLVFYLEACESGSIFEGLLPEGLNIYATTAANAEESSWGTYCPGEDTSVPSEFETCLGDLYSVAWLEDSDKHNLQTESLHQQYELVKKRTAATGSSYGSHVMEFGDIGLSKEKLVLYLGTNPDNENATFADENSLRPFSGVTNQRDADLVHFWEKAPEGSARKAEAQKQVLEAMSHRLHVDNSLLLIGKLLFGISEGPAVLNKVRPCGKPLVDDWDCLKTLVRAFEKHCGSLSQYGLKHMRSIANICNAGIRMEQMEEAAIQACPTIPTGPWSSLHQGFSA
- the LOC106413682 gene encoding vacuolar-processing enzyme alpha-isozyme isoform X1 — protein: MTAVFTVVSFLAFFLSLVVVSGDVIRLPSQASRFFRPTEDDVCDDSSAGTKWAVLVAGSRGYWNYRHQADVCHAYQLLRKGGVKEENIVVFMYDDIAKNKENPRPGIIINSPNGDDVYNGVPKDYTGDDVNVDNLFAVILGNKTALKGGSGKVVDSGPNDHIFIYYSDHGGPGVLGMPTSPALYANDLNDVLKKKHASGTYKSLVFYLEACESGSIFEGLLPEGLNIYATTAANAEESSWGTYCPGEDTSVPSEFETCLGDLYSVAWLEDSDKHNLQTESLHQQYELVKKRTAATGSSYGSHVMEFGDIGLSKEKLVLYLGTNPDNENATFADENSLRPFSGVTNQRDADLVHFWEKYKKAPEGSARKAEAQKQVLEAMSHRLHVDNSLLLIGKLLFGISEGPAVLNKVRPCGKPLVDDWDCLKTLVRAFEKHCGSLSQYGLKHMRSIANICNAGIRMEQMEEAAIQACPTIPTGPWSSLHQGFSA